Part of the Hemiscyllium ocellatum isolate sHemOce1 chromosome 30, sHemOce1.pat.X.cur, whole genome shotgun sequence genome is shown below.
GTAAGTTGTCAGTGAAATCCATTTTTCAATGGGTCTGGTACAATTGACCTTTTGTAGGGGTTTGTGACGACTTTAAAATATATCTTCCTGTTCACTCATGAGTTTGAGTAATCAATCACTTTCATTCACTTTAATGAATGCTTTATCAAACTGTTGACAGAGAAAGAGTTAACTATTTGTATCCATGTGTTTTTGACAAATTGAGTCTGGTCCCTTCTGAACAGCCCCTTTTCCAATTTTGTGTAAAAGATGTTGGAAAGTGTGCACGTAAACCAGCTGTGGATTTGTGCGCACAAAACTAAGGCAAATATTTTTTTGGCCTTAGTGTGTTAAAGTTGGAAGTTAAAAATAGATATGTATCATCACACCAAGGTTACTGCTAACTTACTTAAAACCTCAGTATATTAACTATTATTTTGGAATAAAGGTGTATTATAAACCTAGGCTACTTATCACTTAAGGTTCTTTCATTGAATAGTGAAATAGACTTGAGTTTGAATATTCTCGATTCTGTTTTCCTTGTCATGTTTAATTGTTCTTACTGCAATTTAACACTACcccaattttaaaaattgatattcTATCTCCATATTAGCTCTGAATATTTCTGCAAAAACAGCTACTGCAGTCTCCTTCCAATTTGTGAAATCCCTTTTTACTTGCAATGCACCAAAACATTTtatcatagtcatagtcatagaaatggacagcatgaaacagacccttcggtccaactcgtccatgccaaccagatacccttacctagtcccatttgccagcacttggcccatatccctcaactctTCCTAATCGTAGACCCATCcagattttaaatgctgtaaatgtactatcctcctccacttcctccggcagcttattccatacatggacctccttctgtgtggaaaaggttgccccttaggtcccttttatatctttgctccctcaccctaaacctatgccctctaattctggactctttctgccccccaccccagggaaaataccttgtctatttatcctattcatgcttctcatgattttataaacctctataaagtcacccttcagcctttgacactccagggaaagcagcttcAGCCTATTTAGCcacttcctatagctcaaatcctccaatcctggcaacatccttgtaaatcttttctgaatcctttcaagtttcacaacatccttccgataggaaggagacaagaactgcatgcaatattccaaaagtggtctaaccaatgtcctatacagctacaacatgacctcccaactcctatatttattggtctgaccaataaaggaaagggggcttggtggttagcactgctgcccctcagcacctgggacccaggttcaattccagccatgggtgactgtgtggagtctgcacatttgtgtctgcatgggtttcctcccacaatccaaatgtgCAggttgtgaattggccatgctaaattgcccatggtgtttggagatgtgtaggttgggtgcatatgtcaggtaaatacagggtcagggaatgggtctgggtgggttgctctttggagagtcaatatggacttgttgggccaaaaggcctgtttctgtagGGTTTCTAATCTCATAGAGATTCTAATCATACCAAAACACCTTCATTATCCCATCtgcctatgactctactttcaagaaattatgaacctgcactccaagatctttgttcaataactctccccagggccttaccattaagggtataagtcctgctttgatttgatttttcaaaatgcagtaccttgcttttatctaaattaaactccatctatcactcctcagcctgttggcccatctaatcaacatcccattgtactgaggtaactttctttgctgtctactacacctccaaatgACATCTAATATGACTGGAGCAAACTATCCCTTAATATTTTTGATTTGCAAGGTTGACTGTTATAACTCAGGAGGAATATGCTAATAATTAACCCTATCACATTGGAATGTACCAAATGTAAATGTTTTATGATCAAAATGTTAAGCTTGTTTTGCCTTATTACGGTTATCCAAAATAAAGCAGACGTTCATCTGGTTACTTCAGTAAATCCAGTCTTCTAATCAAAGTTATCTAAGTTACTGCAAAATTTGGTTTAATTCCTTTCGTCTCGAACACAATCACACAGGTGAGACAATACAACTCTACAGAGATAATGTGGACTTTATTTTAAGGCAAATTTTGCAGCTCTGTTTTATTTATCCACTTTTCAAGGTGACTCTACTCTATCAAAACAGGTGGCTAAAAATGCACAGACTTCTAACTTCAGTAATTACTAGTAGCTTATGCCAGCTGTGCTCACATCTCTTCAAAAACCTTTTCAATCCACTGTGCCCAAACCGCTCCCTGTTGTTGATCCTCATAGACTTTAAAGAAAATGTCTAGGAAGCCCAGACCAGGGATCACAGTTTGAGGTTGAGACAGGCCATTTATGGCTGAGATGAGAAGTTTCTTCACCTGAGAATGTCAAATCTATGGAGTTCTATGCATAAAGCAGTTGAAGccagaacattgaatgttttcaggaaagttagatattgttcttagaatcaaggggtatggggggagaaagcaggaacaggtttgagttggatgattagccgtgattgttttgaatggcagagcaggcttgaatagCCTCTTAAAATTACTTTTCTAAAGTGTCTTCCCAACACAATCGTTCAGTGCCTCTCCAGTGTTGCATAATTGGTTAGTGCATAATTTTCCCATTCATATTTGTATAATCAGAATTGCTTATTCCACACTTCCTGCAGTTATCTGTGGTATCCCTTAATTTATCTTTGAACCTTTTGTTTCTTATCTACATGCCACCTGAAGATAAGTTAGCTTTTACATGCACACTGACACCCACGTGAATGGTATAATAGCAAGCTGATTATcaggcagcaaggtggctcactggttagcactgctgcattgcAGTGCCAGGGAGATGGGTTTGACTGTGCtaccctccaggtgctctggcttcttcCCACAGCCCAGTATTGATATGGACTCaatcggctgaatggcctgttttgtgctgtagggattctattatttgAAAACTTAGTAAAGGTCAGTGCCTCTCTGTGCAACTTTTGATGGCTGGCAATGCCATAGTTAGTTTACTAGTTATTTATATACACGACTTTGTGTTATGCAGAATGCACTATATTTTTTACTTTCAAGTTTGAAATACCTTGTGGAGCAGCTCTATTCAGTGcattgtttccttgctgtattgATTTGCACCcttttaattttcccaattgGCACTCAGTAGCTGggactttgttttaaattttgatAGGATATCTAAAGGTCATTTTTGTTAATATAATTTTATTAGACTGTCTTCATTTGGATTGTTTGCTTTAGTATGACAACTTAGTTTTGTATCACTTGTGACTCCTTTCCATCATGGACAGTAACTAAAACTTGCCTTTTTTGCTAGTTTTTCTGACTGTTATCATGGCTCGTGGGCAGCAGAAGATACAAGCTCAGCAGAAGAATGCCAAGAGGCAAGCTGAAAAGAAAAAGGGGGGATCTGATCAAAAAGCAGCAGCAAAAGCAGCACTTGTGCACACCTGTCCTGTCTGCAAGGTAAAGGAATAGTCTTCAAAGCACTATGGTTGCAAATGTTAGAATACCTGTCATGTTTAGATCAACTTCTGAGctgttgaattcaaattgttCAAAATCATGGTTTTAAAAATTTGCAAAGATTCCAGATCAATTTTGCAGATTATTTTCTTAATTTGCAGTAACTTAGGTTGTTTCATGAGTTGCCAATTTGTTGGCATTTTTATTAATGTTAACAGTAGATTTTTATCAATGAGATGCTAATTAGAATTTGACTCATACAATCATATATCTTAAATGATTGTTTAACTTAGTATGGATTCAGTCAGGCTTTGCACGTTGTTTATGCCATGGCTGCTTCAGAGGAAGAGCAGCCAAACATTTTGTTCCTGAATACTGATGGTATGAATGTCAGTGAAGGGCACATTTGTACTTGTGCTTCTTGAGATTATGTAACCAGCCAGACAGTTTGATTTCTTGCATAAAACACAGACTGGTCATGCTTACACGTGGGAAGAGAGACTTGACTGACCGCAACTGTgaaattgttccttttttttgagtACATGACTTGAAAAGTTTCTGGATAAAATGAGAGAACTTATAGGTGAAAGCCTTGTGACTTCAACACTGGGTGTTTAGTTTAACTCCAGCACTTATTTGGGTTCCATCAATGCTTCAACCTTGACTCAGATCAGATAGCTTTGAAACAGGCTAGGGATTCAATCCAGACTGCTCAAGTTTTAATTTATATTTGAGTAATGCTGACAGCCATTCTGAAATTCTTACCACCTAGCTTTTCCTTTTTGACTTGAAGCCACTAGGTACTGAATTTTAGCAtttgttagtgagttttgagaatatttctaccttaggttgaggttctggatgtaggtttgtttgctgagttggaaggttcctTCCAGCttggtgagcaaacctacatttagTATtggttatttacttatttatcaCATACTTATCcctactgtttttttttccttttcagacACAGATGCCAGATCCTAAAACTTTCAAACAACATTTTGAGAGTAAACACCCGAAATCTCCTTTGCCTCCTGAATTAGTTGATGTACAGGCTTAAAAAGAAAATAAGACTTGGATTTGGGTGAGAAACTTTGTTTATTGCTAAGTAACCAGAAAGAAGAGTATCTGTATGCAgcttttaaattcataacggcTGAGCTGACATTCTCTTCAGATGAGACTTTTTTCAATAACTTGTGCAGACAATTGTTTGTGGATTTATTGCAAGTACTTGAGAATTGTGACTCAGTTTTGGCTGCTTAATTTGATGCTTGAAGTTTTTAAGTTAGAAATAAGTTAAATATAAACAAAGGACCAAGCTCCAGTAGCTACAATGTTTTGTAACTTTTCAATCTACTTTTTATTGCTTTAATAAAATTGCATTTTATTAACTCCATCTGGCTGGTAACTCTAACAAATCACTCAAAGGGCGATGGCATGTCTTTGACATTTTTCCCAAAAGCAAATGCCTATATTCAACATGGCCAAATTTCTAAATCTGAAGATTGCAAGTAACTGATGATTTGTTTACCTTCGTTGTCAGTTTTTTGCACTTAAACAACATCCCAAGAATTCTACAGTTAAGGAATTTTATAACCAAGCTGATATTATAAACAGAAAATTCAGACACATGTGGCAGACTTTAAAATACTGTAGTATTAATTTTCTAAAAATTAGCATTTTAATCAAATAACTTGAAATACTTAAGTTCCCAAATAACACATCTAGCCACCAGACATTAGCTGTCCTCCCTGACAAGTGGTCCAGCCAGCTATTGAGCAGTAGCTAACCAAATGCAGTGTAATTTCTTTTCTGGGCTGCTACTTGAGTGCTTCTGAGTGGTGCATGGTCAGCCAGGCGATACCTATTTAAACTATATTCTATGTTCGTATTTCTAAGTGCAGTAACAAGATCGCTACCTTAGCTTGTGCAAAATTAGTCAATGAAGAGCTCAAAAATGGGGCTCTGCAATCTTTTTGTTCAAAAACTACcctaatttgtttatttttaataattcaaGCTTCTGAAAAATCCAGACTCTGTTGAAACACCCTTGCACCTTCTATTGATATCAGATATATTGTCGTTGAGGTTGAATTGTGTGTAACCTGGCATCATTAATCATGCAATCTTGAATCAAGCTTAACTGTATAGTAATCCtggattctggatcaatggtgctggaagagcacagcagttcaggcagcatccaacgagcagtgaaatcgacgtttcacgcaaaagcccttcatcaggaataaaggcagtgaacctgaagcgtggaaagataagctaggggagagtgggggtggggagagagtagaaAATAGAACAAATTTACCTggaaccaacacattccaccctgaccttaaatttacctggaccatctgacacctccctccccttcctggacccctcaatctccattaatgatgatcgacttgacactgacattatttacaaacccaccgactcctatagctacctggattacacctcttcctaccctacctcttgcaaaaatgccatcctgtattcccaattcctccgcctctgccgtatctgttcccaggaggaccagttccaccatagaacaccagatggcctcctttagagaccgcaatttcccttcccacgtggttaaagatgccctccaatgcatcttgtccacatcccgcaactctgccctcagaccccaaccgtagcaaggacagaatgcccctggtgctcaccttccaccctacaaaccttttgtataaaccaaatcatctgccgacatttccgccacctccaaaaagaccccaccaccagggatatatttccctccccacccctttccgccttctgcaaagaccgttccctccgtgactacctggtcaggtccatgcccccctaccacccaccctcccatcctggtgctttcccctgccaccgcaggaactgtaaaacctgtgcccacaccacctccctgacctctatccaaggccctaaaggagccttccacatccatcaaagttttacctgcacatccactaatatcatttattgtatttgttgctcccgatgcggtctcctctacattggggagactgggcgtctagtagcagagcgctttagggaacatctccgagacacctgcaccaatcaactgcatcgccccgtggcccaacatttcaactccacccaccctcccactttgctgaggacagagaggttctgggcctccttcactgccactccttCACGAGCAGTCAGCACCTGAAAACAGACCTTAGTATTTAATGTGTCTAACATTTCTGCTGAacctttcttcagttctgaaaaagatcATGTGTCTAAAACATGAAACTGTCTTCCATTTTACAAATTCTGATGGACCTGCAATGAATTTTGTGTATTGCCCTCTTTAACCAGTCTGTTTCGGTAGTGCATTGTAATTgtcttcaccgctgctccctcaccaccagacgcctggaggaagaatgcctcatcttctgcctcagaacact
Proteins encoded:
- the zgc:91910 gene encoding zinc finger protein 706-like, producing MARGQQKIQAQQKNAKRQAEKKKGGSDQKAAAKAALVHTCPVCKTQMPDPKTFKQHFESKHPKSPLPPELVDVQA